The following proteins are encoded in a genomic region of Gossypium hirsutum isolate 1008001.06 chromosome D05, Gossypium_hirsutum_v2.1, whole genome shotgun sequence:
- the LOC107906678 gene encoding uncharacterized protein, which produces MAISRPMLLVFLLLILIMTSQFEWRHQIVDFDITPSVTPKQQQISRREEAVKEKNIQRLQELVRSLQQQLLQCKGNNKTNDTISHLTEHVLELERQQILED; this is translated from the exons ATGGCGATTTCAAGACCCATGTTACTTGTTTTCCTATTGCTTATACTCATAATGACCTCCCAGTTTGAGTGGAGACATCAAATTGTCGACTTTGACATTACCCCTAGTGTTACTCCGAAGCAGCAACAAATTTCCAGAAGGGAAGAAGCTGTGAAGGAAAAG AACATTCAGAGACTTCAGGAACTTGTGCGGAGCCTTCAGCAGCAACTTTTGCAGTGCAAGGGCAATAACAAGACAAATGACACTATAAGCCATTTAACTGAACATGTTCTTGAGCTCGAGAGGCAGCAAATCTTGGAGGACTAG
- the LOC107906677 gene encoding NAC domain-containing protein 89 (The RefSeq protein has 3 substitutions compared to this genomic sequence), which yields MAGEGVSRETQMSIEASSMFPGFRFSPTDVELISYYLTKKLEGYEKCVEVIPEIEICRYEPWDLPDKSVIKSDNEWFFFCARGRKYPNGSQSRRATEQGYWKATGKERNVKSGSNVIGTKRTLVFHTGRAPKGERTEWIMHEYCMNGKSQDSLVVCRLRKNSEFRLNNTSSRAPRNAPQLSPIRDSNCATSNGGADQTGTYKGDKAYLKKGTSSYDSHSIEQFDSASESEQKLSNEVGATDSSTPQKDSDAEEDYFAEILKDDIIKLDETPLSARPDISPRIASSSDAGQRRREQPRKENEPHVAHLQGTANRRIKLRKPKAADYVVAAKASTELERGVGEMSIDKLTSPKSGDSPKWLLSLFAPSTANLRFIYATFVILTLVALFLTVLLGGFQACKKLQIYATLLNNL from the exons ATGGCAGGTGAAGGTGTTTCAAGAGAAACCCAGATGTCTATAGAAGCTTCTTCAATGTTTCCAGGGTTTAGATTTTCACCAACTGATGTTGAATTGATTTCTTACTACTTGACAAAGAAGCTGGAGGGCTATGAGAAGTGTGTTGAGGTCATTCCTGAGATTGAAATTTGTAGATATGAGCCTTGGGACTTACCAG ACAAATCTGTCATAAAGTCGGATAACGAGTGGTTCTTCTTCTGTGCTCGTGGGAGGAAGTATCCAAACGGTTCACAAAGTAGACGGGCAACCGAACAGGGTTACTGGAAAGCCACAGGGAAAGAACGTAATGTCAAGTCGGGTTCTAACGTGATTGGTACGAAAAGAACTCTAGTGTTCCACACAGGTCGTGCACCAAAAGGGGAAAGAACAGAATGGATCATGCATGAATATTGCATGAATGGGAAGTCCCAG GATTCCCTAGTTGTTTGCCGCCTCAGGAAGAATAGTGAGTTTCGTCTGAATAACACATCAAGCCGGGCTCCTCGGAATGCACCGCAGTTGTCACCTATACATGACAGCAACTGTGCTACCTCAAATGGTGGTGCTGACCAGACTGGCACTTACAAAGGGGACAAAGCCTATTTGAAGAAGGGTACTAGTAGTTACGATTCTCATTCTATTGAGCAATTCGATTCTGCATCCGAATCCGAGCAAAAACTTTCCAATGAAGTCGGAGCAACAGACTCTTCTACACCTCAGAAG GATTCCGATGCTGAAGAAGATTACTTTGCTGAGATACTGAAAGATGATATAATCAAGCTTGATGAAACACCCTTGTCAGCTAGACCAGGTATCTCGCCTAGGATTGCGAGCAGTTCAGACGCGGATCAGAGGAGACGTGAGCAGCCAAGGAAAGAGAATGAACCCCATGTAGCCCATTTACAGGGCACGGCAAACCGGAGAATCAAATTGAGGAAGCCTAAAGCAGCAGACTATGTGGTGGCTGCAAAAGCATCGACAGAGTTAGAACGGGGTGTTGGGGAGATGTCAATTGACAAACTAACATCTCCCAAGTCTGGGGACTCACCAAAATGGTTGTTATCTTTGTTTGCGCCGTCGACTGCCAATCTCCGCTTCATTTATGCAACGTTTGTCATCCTTACTTTGGTGGCTTTGTTTCTTACAGTTTTATTAGGAGGGTTCCAAGCCTGTAAAAAGCTTCAGATATATGCCACTTTGTTGAACAACTTGTGA
- the LOC107906679 gene encoding probable DNA double-strand break repair Rad50 ATPase isoform X1 yields the protein MSWQPHHNVEGKGKRVCKIRKRGCSSSSSSSLIQKYRFKRAILVQKRAGSTTPVPTWITATTKSPSLAIPSVEFPSKGSPKNVSKTKEGSVSARKLAATLWESNKIPSPQAMEDLEKKDRRRKPPIVAKMPHSLPPSLSDPSYTPISEKMDRPRIKAHKRRSSVVSPKLQLTDLDSVGNASLMEIEAHSRGNDHDGCITGIGNRLKDVRNSLATSKELLKVLNHVCGLEERNSSSVSLISALRVELDRARVEVDQLIRERRSNFDETEYLMRCFAEEKAAWKRKERERTRDAIACVAEELEVEKKLRRQTERLNKKLGKELADTNASLSKATKELKSEKRAKEILEQVCDELAKGMGEDRATAEELKRETAKVREEVEKEREMLHFADVLREERVQMKLSEAKHHFEEKNAVVEKLRNELETYLGTKIDGENGNGSPNLQRIKELEAYLKNINFGNCQAAKKDVDKGEVMANGEECEADDSADSDLHSIELNMDNNDKSYNWSYASGNRVEGESKRIPTIRKENKGTKSRSEKLSWGSICLERGSSDSADWDYEDEIKRYKSVKSLRDHILSSNKIAPIGGFSSPTRQWSQSMHFQEPCSNGLPVLKGDDLKQPKVVSTRGEGRTSIS from the exons ATGTCATGGCAACCACACCACAACGTGGAGGGGAAAGGTAAAAGGGTGTGTAAGATTAGGAAACGAGGTTGCTCATCATCTTCATCGTCATCGTTGATCCAAAAATACAGATTCAAGCGTGCAATTTTGGTGCAAAAAAGAGCTGGATCAACCACCCCTGTTCCTACATGGATAACGGCTACAACCAAGTCACCGTCTTTAGCAATCCCAAGTGTTGAATTTCCCTCCAAAGGTTCACCAAAGAATGTTTCTAAAACCAAAGAAGGCTCAGTTTCCGCTAGAAAACTTGCCGCCACTTTGTGGGAGAGTAATAAAATCCCTTCCCCACAAGCTATGGAAGATTTGGAGAAGAAAGATAGGAGGAGAAAACCGCCCATAGTTGCCAAAATGCCTCATAGTTTGCCGCCCAGTTTGTCTGATCCCTCTTATACTCCTATTTCAGAG AAAATGGACCGACCCAGAATCAAAGCTCATAAGAGAAGATCTTCAGTTGTTTCTCCAAAGCTTCAATTAACTGATTTGGACTCTGTTGGCAATGCCAGTCTAATGGAG ATTGAAGCTCATTCTAGAGGTAATGATCATGACGGATGCATAACTGGGATCGGAAATCGTTTAAAGGATGTTCGAAATAGCCTTGCCACTTCGAAAGAACTCTTGAAAGTTTTGAATCATGTATGCGGACTCGAAGAGCGAAATTCATCCAGCGTGTCCCTTATATCTGCCCTACGTGTTGAACTTGATCGAGCTCGCGTCGAAGTTGATCAGTTGATCCGTGAGCGACGATCTAATTTTGATGAAACAGAGTACCTAATGAGGTGTTTTGCAGAAGAAAAAGCAGCCTGGAAGAGAAAGGAGCGCGAGAGAACCCGTGATGCCATAGCATGCGTAGCGGAAGAGCTCGAGGTGGAGAAGAAACTCCGGAGGCAAACAGAGAGATTGAACAAGAAGCTCGGAAAAGAATTGGCAGATACAAATGCATCTCTGTCAAAGGCAACGAAAGAGCTCAAGAGTGAGAAGAGGGCAAAGGAAATATTGGAGCAAGTCTGTGATGAGTTAGCTAAAGGTATGGGAGAAGATCGAGCCACAGCTGAAGAACTCAAAAGAGAGACAGCTAAAGTGAGGGAAGAAGTGGAGAAGGAACGGGAAATGCTTCATTTTGCCGATGTTTTACGAGAGGAACGAGTTCAGATGAAGCTTTCGGAGGCTAAACATCATTTCGAGGAGAAGAATGCTGTTGTCGAGAAGTTGAGAAATGAACTCGAGACATACCTAGGAACCAAAATCGATGGAGAAAACGGCAATGGTTCCCCGAATCTGCAGAGGATAAAAGAGCTCGAAGCTTATTTGAAGAACATCAATTTTGGGAACTGTCAAGCAGCCAAGAAAGATGTGGATAAAGGTGAAGTTATGGCGAATGGAGAAGAGTGTGAAGCTGATGATTCAGCTGATAGTGATCTTCACTCCATTGAATTAAACATGGACAACAATGACAAGAGCTACAACTGGAGTTATGCTAGCGGAAATCGTGTTGAAGGTGAATCAAAGAGGATTCCTACCAtcagaaaagaaaataagggtacGAAATCTCGATCAGAAAAACTTTCATGGGGAAGTATTTGCTTAGAAAGAGGAAGTTCAGACTCTGCAGACTGGGATTATGAAGAtgaaataaaaagatataaatcaGTGAAGAGTCTTAGAGATCACATATTATCTAGCAACAAAATAGCACCCATTGGAGGCTTTTCGAGTCCGACCCGGCAATGGAGCCAATCCATGCATTTCCAGGAGCCTTGCAGCAATGGTTTACCGGTGTTGAAGGGTGATGATTTGAAGCAACCTAAGGTAGTAAGCACCCGAGGTGAAGGCCGAACTTCAATAAGCTAA
- the LOC107906679 gene encoding probable DNA double-strand break repair Rad50 ATPase isoform X2 — protein MSWQPHHNVEGKGKRVCKIRKRGCSSSSSSSLIQKYRFKRAILVQKRAGSTTPVPTWITATTKSPSLAIPSVEFPSKGSPKNVSKTKEGSVSARKLAATLWESNKIPSPQAMEDLEKKDRRRKPPIVAKMPHSLPPSLSDPSYTPISEIEAHSRGNDHDGCITGIGNRLKDVRNSLATSKELLKVLNHVCGLEERNSSSVSLISALRVELDRARVEVDQLIRERRSNFDETEYLMRCFAEEKAAWKRKERERTRDAIACVAEELEVEKKLRRQTERLNKKLGKELADTNASLSKATKELKSEKRAKEILEQVCDELAKGMGEDRATAEELKRETAKVREEVEKEREMLHFADVLREERVQMKLSEAKHHFEEKNAVVEKLRNELETYLGTKIDGENGNGSPNLQRIKELEAYLKNINFGNCQAAKKDVDKGEVMANGEECEADDSADSDLHSIELNMDNNDKSYNWSYASGNRVEGESKRIPTIRKENKGTKSRSEKLSWGSICLERGSSDSADWDYEDEIKRYKSVKSLRDHILSSNKIAPIGGFSSPTRQWSQSMHFQEPCSNGLPVLKGDDLKQPKVVSTRGEGRTSIS, from the exons ATGTCATGGCAACCACACCACAACGTGGAGGGGAAAGGTAAAAGGGTGTGTAAGATTAGGAAACGAGGTTGCTCATCATCTTCATCGTCATCGTTGATCCAAAAATACAGATTCAAGCGTGCAATTTTGGTGCAAAAAAGAGCTGGATCAACCACCCCTGTTCCTACATGGATAACGGCTACAACCAAGTCACCGTCTTTAGCAATCCCAAGTGTTGAATTTCCCTCCAAAGGTTCACCAAAGAATGTTTCTAAAACCAAAGAAGGCTCAGTTTCCGCTAGAAAACTTGCCGCCACTTTGTGGGAGAGTAATAAAATCCCTTCCCCACAAGCTATGGAAGATTTGGAGAAGAAAGATAGGAGGAGAAAACCGCCCATAGTTGCCAAAATGCCTCATAGTTTGCCGCCCAGTTTGTCTGATCCCTCTTATACTCCTATTTCAGAG ATTGAAGCTCATTCTAGAGGTAATGATCATGACGGATGCATAACTGGGATCGGAAATCGTTTAAAGGATGTTCGAAATAGCCTTGCCACTTCGAAAGAACTCTTGAAAGTTTTGAATCATGTATGCGGACTCGAAGAGCGAAATTCATCCAGCGTGTCCCTTATATCTGCCCTACGTGTTGAACTTGATCGAGCTCGCGTCGAAGTTGATCAGTTGATCCGTGAGCGACGATCTAATTTTGATGAAACAGAGTACCTAATGAGGTGTTTTGCAGAAGAAAAAGCAGCCTGGAAGAGAAAGGAGCGCGAGAGAACCCGTGATGCCATAGCATGCGTAGCGGAAGAGCTCGAGGTGGAGAAGAAACTCCGGAGGCAAACAGAGAGATTGAACAAGAAGCTCGGAAAAGAATTGGCAGATACAAATGCATCTCTGTCAAAGGCAACGAAAGAGCTCAAGAGTGAGAAGAGGGCAAAGGAAATATTGGAGCAAGTCTGTGATGAGTTAGCTAAAGGTATGGGAGAAGATCGAGCCACAGCTGAAGAACTCAAAAGAGAGACAGCTAAAGTGAGGGAAGAAGTGGAGAAGGAACGGGAAATGCTTCATTTTGCCGATGTTTTACGAGAGGAACGAGTTCAGATGAAGCTTTCGGAGGCTAAACATCATTTCGAGGAGAAGAATGCTGTTGTCGAGAAGTTGAGAAATGAACTCGAGACATACCTAGGAACCAAAATCGATGGAGAAAACGGCAATGGTTCCCCGAATCTGCAGAGGATAAAAGAGCTCGAAGCTTATTTGAAGAACATCAATTTTGGGAACTGTCAAGCAGCCAAGAAAGATGTGGATAAAGGTGAAGTTATGGCGAATGGAGAAGAGTGTGAAGCTGATGATTCAGCTGATAGTGATCTTCACTCCATTGAATTAAACATGGACAACAATGACAAGAGCTACAACTGGAGTTATGCTAGCGGAAATCGTGTTGAAGGTGAATCAAAGAGGATTCCTACCAtcagaaaagaaaataagggtacGAAATCTCGATCAGAAAAACTTTCATGGGGAAGTATTTGCTTAGAAAGAGGAAGTTCAGACTCTGCAGACTGGGATTATGAAGAtgaaataaaaagatataaatcaGTGAAGAGTCTTAGAGATCACATATTATCTAGCAACAAAATAGCACCCATTGGAGGCTTTTCGAGTCCGACCCGGCAATGGAGCCAATCCATGCATTTCCAGGAGCCTTGCAGCAATGGTTTACCGGTGTTGAAGGGTGATGATTTGAAGCAACCTAAGGTAGTAAGCACCCGAGGTGAAGGCCGAACTTCAATAAGCTAA
- the LOC107906680 gene encoding photosystem I subunit O has protein sequence MAATFASPSTVVGLGGTATSMSSPPMKTRLSSGFLKSGVTARNPLRLAGACGGKFTCFERDWLRRDFNVIGFGLIGWIAPSSIPAIDGKSLTGLFFESIGTELAHFPTPPPLTSQFWLWLVLWHLGLFITLTFGQIGFKGRNEDYFKY, from the exons ATGGCAGCCACTTTTGCAAGCCCATCAACCGTCGTTGGCCTCGGTGGCACCGCCACCTCTATGTCATCCCCGCCGATGAAAACCCGCCTCTCTTCAG GGTTTTTGAAATCTGGGGTGACGGCTAGGAACCCTTTGAGGCTGGCTGGTGCTTGTGGGGGCAAGTTTACTTG CTTCGAGAGAGACTGGCTACGAAGGGACTTTAACGTGATAGGATTTGGACTGATTGGGTGGATAGCACCATCTAGCATACCGGCCATCGATGGGAAGAGCTTGACTGGCCTTTTCTTTGAAAGCATTGGAACTGAGCTCGCTCACTTCCCTACACCTCCGCCTCTTACCTCTCAATTCTG GTTGTGGTTGGTATTATGGCACCTAGGACTGTTCATCACTCTTACTTTTGGACAAATTGGGTTCAAAGGAAGGAATGAGGATTACTTCAAATACTAA
- the LOC107906681 gene encoding F-box protein At2g27310 — protein MASPPPSSSIAKGGDGIITTLHPDIIRALILTRLDGPDLASTACVSSYLRSLSTEENLWRDICCSTWPSLDHPRLKQVISTFPYGHRSFFSESFPFPNPQPPKPNVRGSLALATELISAVDIYYHGNPIYSKVVEMETSSSWFLSTPFRLNLLGVDNPAPRSPIKYGSSNDDTWLKHLEENLSSSWIIVDPTREKAVNMSSKRAVSVERHWLTGDVQVRYGRVMEGDEGWGSSRELVACGVVVTCGEKGGEGEKMHVREVCMRMEDMDGKGLSGEESLVILERAMGSGRSWKGKGKGEKEKYEEFMAKKRERKERNSKKDRVWDLICIFSIFAACGAFWWFVLPILPSLLMKFV, from the coding sequence ATGGCTTCGCCTCCGCCTTCATCTTCCATTGCTAAAGGCGGCGATGGAATAATCACCACCCTTCATCCAGATATAATCCGAGCTCTCATCCTCACGCGGCTGGATGGTCCCGACCTGGCTTCCACCGCCTGTGTTTCCTCTTATTTACGTTCCCTATCTACAGAAGAAAATCTCTGGCGTGACATTTGTTGTTCCACGTGGCCTTCTCTCGATCACCCACGTCTGAAACAAGTCATCTCCACGTTCCCTTACGGTCACCGCTCCTTCTTCTCCGAATCATTTCCGTTTCCTAATCCCCAACCACCGAAGCCTAACGTCAGGGGCTCTTTGGCTCTGGCAACAGAATTGATCTCAGCCGTTGATATTTACTATCATGGAAACCCCATTTATTCGAAAGTCGTAGAAATGGAGACGTCCAGCAGCTGGTTCTTGTCTACACCCTTTCGGCTGAATTTGCTCGGCGTGGACAATCCGGCTCCAAGGTCACCGATAAAATACGGTAGTTCTAACGATGACACGTGGCTGAAACATTTGGAGGAGAACTTGAGTTCGAGTTGGATCATTGTGGACCCGACCCGGGAAAAAGCGGTTAATATGTCTAGTAAGAGAGCGGTTTCGGTGGAACGACACTGGCTGACAGGTGATGTACAGGTGCGATATGGGAGGGTGATGGAGGGAGATGAAGGGTGGGGATCGTCGAGAGAGTTGGTGGCGTGTGGGGTAGTGGTCACGTGCGGGGAAAAAGGAGGAGAAGGAGAGAAGATGCACGTGAGGGAAGTGTGTATGAGGATGGAGGATATGGATGGGAAAGGATTGAGTGGGGAGGAGAGTTTGGTAATTTTGGAAAGGGCTATGGGGAGCGGCAGAAGTTggaagggaaagggaaagggagAGAAAGAGAAGTACGAAGAGTTCATGGCAAAGAAAAgggagaggaaagaaaggaacTCGAAAAAGGATAGAGTTTGGGACTTAATTTGCATCTTCTCGATTTTCGCCGCCTGTGGAGCGTTTTGGTGGTTCGTTTTGCCCATTTTACCCTCACTCTTAATGAAATTTGTGTAA